TTCTAttttcacaaatcacaatacattttttttcattttgttttactcAGGAGTCATGAAGAACCACGAGAAATGTGAAACAGTTATGGAATgtcctaaaaattatttgaaagacAAAGAAAGTACAAAACAGAAGAGTGGGAAAAGCACCAAAGCAGCAATTGTGAGATTTTGTGAAGtctaaagaagaaaaagatgaaaaatggcGTCGCCCGGACTCGAACCGGAGACCTTCAGTGTGTTAGACTGACGTGATAACCAACTACACCACGACACCGTTGTTGACTGGCAAAcgtatttctttttaattaaccaTACGCGATAGATACCGATCTCCCACGAGCCCTCTCTGACCCGGTCCAATTTGTTTCCTCACCCTTTCTTCTCCTATTATCTCAAAAACTTTCCTCTGTTCGAGGAAACCCTAAATTTCCTCCTCAGCCTTCCTCTCTTTCTACTTTTCCtcttaatttctctctctcttattacgattttatctttgattttctattttttgttatagtAAAAAATGTCAAGCGCTTTAGATATGTCTCTTGACGATATCATCAAGAACAACAAAAAGTCTGGATCTGGCAACTTCCGGGGCCGGGGTCGAGGATCCGGACCCGGCCCTGCTCGTCGCATCCCCAATCGTGGTGCAAACCGTGTGGCGCCGTATACCACCGCCAAAGtaattaatatgaattttcagATTATTGTTTTAGATCTGTCAACTCAGCTAGCTGATTTCGCTTCTAGCTACTTCTACTCGTTTTAAGTCAcgtatttttgttctttcgTTAAAATCAGGCGCCGGAGACGACGTGGCAGCACGATATGTTTGCAGATCAGGTGAGTGCTTTCCCGGTACAGCAGGCGGGGCGGGCTTCAGCTATAGAGACTGGAACGAAGCTGTACATATCAAATCTGGATTACGGTGTCTCTAATGAAGACATCAAGGtatataattatttctatatgcttttgcttaattatttaatcgtCGCACAGAATTAGCCAACTTAAATATACATGAGATTtgtgtagtttttttttgttggatttatgtaAACTATTTTATGTGACTTTTATGTTATTCTTCTGCTGATCTCCAAGTGTTTGCCTCTTGCAAATTGTTCCATGGGTTTTTTACTTTATCTGTTTATATATAAGACTATCGAAATAGAAAAACTTTATAATTAGACTGGAACTTTGTGATATGGTTGAGTTTTTGTATGGTTAATGATGCATGCTTCTTCCCAATAACTGTATTTGAGttgtgttttgtattttttgtttttaatttgttgtcaATTTGGTTGACAATAGATTCTATGTTTCAAGTGTTAATTCTAtagttttctcttttgtttggATGAAGAGGGATAGTGAAATTCCCAGCTTTTGTATCTTGTTGATTATATTTCTAATGTGATATTGTTTTTATGCAGGAACTGTTTTCTGAAGTTGGTGACTTGAAGCGGTACTCAATCCATTATGATAGAAGTGGGAGATCAAAGGTATCTAATTGAGTTTGGCATAAACTGGTCCTTCTGATGAATTTTTGTGTCCCACTAGTTTAGAAACCAAAAACTCTTTTTCTTAGGGAACGGCAGAGGTTGTCTATTCACGACGAGCAGATGCTGTGGCTGCAGTCAAGAGATACAACACTGTGCAGCTTGATGGGAAGCCGATGAAAATTGAGATTGTGGGAACAAACATTGCAACCCGTACTGCAGCTCCAGCTGCTAATGTCAACTTTGGAAATTCAAATGGTGTTCCTAGAGGGTATGccttacttttattttatgctttttatttgaattccaTGGAATTCTCGATTTGCGCTTATGTGTGAAATTTTGCGTTTTGAcgtgttatttttttcccccttgtgttgaattattttatttatggattttttaaaaaattaaattttgcaGTATCATCTGAGCTGTATGATTTGTGCTGTTCTTGACTTGTGAGTTGATCATAATTGTTAGtggttaaaattatatttgcgACTTTTAATTTCATCGACGAGCCCTTCCATTGGAATCCGGACGTTGGATTTCATGTTGTAACTGCATAAAATTCTCCTTTATGATGGCTCTTTTGCTCTGAGTTGAATATGTTCGTTTAGAATGAACAAAGTTGTTTGCTATGTGTATGGCGAATTTTGGTTTAACTGCAGCTATGCTCCCTGCTGGACTTGGCAGTGCCTTCCAGCCCCCTCCCGAAATTTTGGCTACCAATATACCagctcattttctttattaaaacaCATTAATGATCTTATTCAGATGGT
This window of the Citrus sinensis cultivar Valencia sweet orange chromosome 8, DVS_A1.0, whole genome shotgun sequence genome carries:
- the LOC102629336 gene encoding THO complex subunit 4A, which translates into the protein MSSALDMSLDDIIKNNKKSGSGNFRGRGRGSGPGPARRIPNRGANRVAPYTTAKAPETTWQHDMFADQVSAFPVQQAGRASAIETGTKLYISNLDYGVSNEDIKELFSEVGDLKRYSIHYDRSGRSKGTAEVVYSRRADAVAAVKRYNTVQLDGKPMKIEIVGTNIATRTAAPAANVNFGNSNGVPRGGQGRGGAFRRLRGGGGGGGRGFGRGRGRGRERNEKISAEDLDADLDKYYSEASEAMQTN